The sequence below is a genomic window from Sceloporus undulatus isolate JIND9_A2432 ecotype Alabama chromosome 5, SceUnd_v1.1, whole genome shotgun sequence.
tattttattttattctctttatttttattgttgtaacccgcccagattccttgtgattgggcaggctataaataagtaatcattattattatttaatcaatAATTTAATCGATTTCTTTCCCGAGATTAATGTCTTCGAGGCTTGTAGGCAACAGTGGTCTTTTCTctttaggggccattcacattaccttttaccctggttttgaaatcaattcttccacatgaagttcatattgggcctgattctgtcacaatccatgtcaaggcttgcacaaggaaatgcccatTACCACGAGTTATCGGGAtccgggctaaaatccgtcttttctgaaaagacccgggttctgcgaaatatgaacttgccctcgattatgatcggggcaaattcagggagggattaaggtcagagggcgggcagaggtcagagcattccctcccctcatcggagggaagggggaggaggaaagagccgaaggaaaaagggggatctggaggcaaagtgacaggaggcaaaaagggggtgactgatggaatcaattcagggcaggtcagggcgctacagcaagggaagcctctgctatccggcagagacctttttcctttggattttattttttttaattatttttggcaaaaaatgtgcatgttttttgctaaagatagatagatagatagatagatagatagatagatagatagatagatagatagataggcctgttacagactgccagaataaagctgctttgggtctctttggaggtatgctgtttaaatgatgcatgcatcttaagaatccagaagctgcaccaaaagctgcactccagtgcttaggaatggagtgtggctttggtgcgacctccgaactcttaggacccatgcatcatttaaatagcatacctccaaagagacccaaagcagcattattttgtctgtctgtaacaggccatagatagatagatatatcgTGAGCAGGaacaagggtcaattcagggcaggtcagggggccacagcaagggaagcctctgcgatccaacagagacctttttccttcggattttattttttttaattatttttggctgtctatgcgcatattctttcctttggaatgactgctgcaatgccaatgaatgttacaattcgaatgtaatgttgcaacttggcaaattgatacagcttttgctaatgtctctaaggaattcaggggtagcctagggagagcaaaaaaaatgcatcctttcctggcattccaaggtgaagaattattattattgttgttgttattattattattattacctgtgcatgaggaattctggggtggaAAGAAGTGGAGGATACAGGATGTATTAGCTCGCATTTTGGGGTtcaaaatggggccaagggcagatcataacttacaacactgaccaaatgcctacaacacacacacacacaccagaggtttttaaatttgacaagtggtgcctggtcctttaaaaaaaaaaaggaggagtggaaagcacccttctgatgcccctatcagtgctggaaacgtcacctatgaccatcgcggaactttgattgacagccaggcaccttcaccttaaacccaaattctccaagagggcatttgtgttaaaatgcccgattggtagtcagcacttgcttccggagagattcgggctgggcccccccccccaatttgcccAGTTCCTTCTGGAGCAATGCCACCAGAGTGAATGAGGccttagattgtaaacctgagggggggtgtctaattaacaatttgtaagccgttctgatagccttttggctgaatcatagaatcatagagttggaagagaccgcaagggccattcagtccaacccctttctgccatgcaggaaatctcaatcaaagcatccccgacagatggccatccagcctctgtttaaagacttctaaggaaggagactccactacactctgagggagtgtgttccactgttgaacagcccttactgtcaggaagttcctcctaatgttgagttggaatctcttttcctggagcttgcatccattgttccgtgtcctgttctctggagcagcagaaaacaaggttgctccctcctcaatatgacatcccttcaaatatttaaacagggctatcatatcacctcttaaccttcttttctccaggctaaacatccccagctccctgagtcgttcctcatagggcaaggtttccagtcccttcaccattttagttgccctcctttggacatgttccagtttctcaatgtcctttttgaattgaggtgcccagaactggatacagtattccaggtggagcctgaccaaagcagaacagagtggagtataaataaataaatattaccatAAATTATAccattaattaaaataaacatattattaatattataatattacatcaatattaactgtagttgtgtgagacactgagccttctctatgcagaaagagctctggtggtgccacaataaactacaattcccagaattccctaccactgagccagggaagttaaagtgggtcgtttctgcagtgtgtttcggattGTAATGTGGTCTGTTGGGGGacctggagaaataacccggtttggcagcgctttaattGTTTGTCTGGTTGAaagcaatggaatcctgggagttggagttcctTGCTGGCCCAGAACCCACAGCAaactcaaactcccagaattccattgccttgAGCCAAAGCCAGAGTTAAAGCGGGAGCGAGCCTAGAGTGTGGCTGCTGGAGGTGTGTCGCGGTTACCTCTTCTGGTTCATGGGGGCCACGGGGGTCCACTGTCGGAGGCAGGGGTTGTAGCAGTGGGCGGCGGCCACCTCGTGGCTGGTGAGGCGGAGGCCCCCGGCCAGGAAGAGGTAGTTGTCCAGCACCGCCGCCCCGGAGCCCCTGACGCTGCCCAGGGCCGGGGGTAGAGAGCCCGGCAGCGCCACCCACCGCCGGGGCCCCTCCTCGTAGCTCAGCATGGAGGGGCCCTGGGCGCCCTCCTCCGCCTCTGCCGCCTCCCCGGGGAAGGAGCCGAGGGCCAAGAGCGCGGAGGGTCCCCTCATGCGCCGCTCCCGCAGCTGCTGCCTGAGGAGCGGAGGAGGCCGGGCCTCGGGGCAGCGCAGCACTTGGTGGAAGCGGGCCGCCATGAAGTCCAGGGCCGCCTCCTGGAGGTCTCCGAGGCCGTAGATCTGggccaggcggaggaggcggaggcagtTGGGCAGACGGAGCCGGGAGCGGAGGCGGCGGAGGAGAGGGGTCACCTGCAGGAAGGAGGCCGCCTCCACCAGCGCCTCCAGCGGCCCTGGGCCCGCTGCCTCCtcctcgccttcctcctcctcctcctcctcctcgaggcGGGAAGTGCGGATGAACTGGAGTACCATCTCCAGGCCCTCGGGGCTCAGCCCCCCTCGCAGCCGCTGCACCTCCACGGAGCCCCCCTCGGCCTCGGCCTCCCGCATCCCCGAGCGGTAGAGGGCCCCGAAGAAGTCGCTCTGCTCCAGCAGCTTCCTCTTGCTTACCGGGAAGCGGCGCTCCCCCAGCAGCACCTCCACCATcaccgccccctcctcctcctcctcctcctcctcagggccCTCGGCCCCGGCCCCCTCCACCGACATCGCCCCCCAGGCCTCCCCTCCCTCGCCCAGACACAGCCACTGAACCCAGGGAAAGGCCCTAAAAGGCAAAGGGGAAGCGGGGCGGGCTTCTCTCTGGAcccgcccttccttccttccttccttcccttggaCTGCTAGGGAGGGAACCTCACATAAAAACGAACAAGGCCCCACCTGCACTacagacgttgttgttgttgtgattacCTGCCCTGTAGTTGGttcctatttatggtgaccctaaagggaagctgtcatggggtttccttggcaagacaaaaggaaattcaacacagagaaaagtaaagtactgcactgagggcggaaaaatgaaatgcacagataaaggatgggtgacacctggctgaataaaactacatgtgaaagggatctaggagtccaagtagactacaagttgaacatgagtcaacagtgtgtgattcggcagctaaaaaggccaatgtgattttaggctgcatcaatagaagtatagtgtctagatcaagggaagtgatagtgccactgtattctgctctggtcaggccccacctggaatattgtgtccagttctgggcgccacaattcagaaaggacattgagaaacgagcgtgttcaaaggagggcgactaaaatggtgaagggtctggaaaccatgccctatagaatcatagagttggaagagaccacaagggccatccagtccaaccccattctgccatgcaggaaatccaaatcaaagcatccctgacagatggccatccagcctctgtttaaagacctccaaggaaggagactctatcaccctccgagggagtgcattccactgtcgaacagcccttactgtcaggaagttcctcctaatgttgaggtggaatctcatttcctgcagcttgcatccattgttccgggttctgttctctggagcagcagaaaacaatcttgctccctcttcaatatgacatcccttcaaatatttaaacagggctatcatatcacctcttaaccttctcttctccaggctaaaaaatCCCAGCTCTAGTCACCTAAGGCTTCCTTTTAGAAAGCAATTCAGTATTAAGaaatctgtcgggtatgctttgactgagagttcctgcatggcagaatggggttggactggatggcccttgtggtctcttccaactctaggattctatgattctaaatccttcctttatatttttaatttctttaattcTTGATACTTCAGGACAAGGCCCtgcagaatgtaggacattccagaaaaatgg
It includes:
- the KLHL42 gene encoding kelch-like protein 42, which codes for MSVEGAGAEGPEEEEEEEEGAVMVEVLLGERRFPVSKRKLLEQSDFFGALYRSGMREAEAEGGSVEVQRLRGGLSPEGLEMVLQFIRTSRLEEEEEEEEGEEEAAGPGPLEALVEAASFLQVTPLLRRLRSRLRLPNCLRLLRLAQIYGLGDLQEAALDFMAARFHQVLRCPEARPPPLLRQQLRERRMRGPSALLALGSFPGEAAEAEEGAQGPSMLSYEEGPRRWVALPGSLPPALGSVRGSGAAVLDNYLFLAGGLRLTSHEVAAAHCYNPCLRQWTPVAPMNQKRSNFKLLAVSGKLYAIGGQSVSNVECYNPEHDWWSFVASLPSPLAEFSACECKGKIYVMGGYTTRDRNLNILQYCPISDSWTNFEECDIHIRKQQMLSVEETIYIVGGCIHELGSDKKTTQNEDMLTVQSFNIATREWLYLKENTSKSGLNLTCTLHNDGIYILTRDVTLSTSLEHRVFLKYNIFTDSWESIRHFPTFGQNILVCSVYLPNLI